The genomic window AAGTCTCATAAAGCGAACCCAATCTTGTCTTTAATTGATCTTCTAACAAAACGAGCTTAGCGTCATTAGCTTCAAAGGTAGTTTCTAAACGAGACGCTTCTGCTTCTAGACGAGCTCTTTCAGCTTTAGCGTTTGCTAAAAGCGTTGCCTGTCTATTCTTTTCTTTAATAAATCTCTCTTCTCTCTCAGCCGCTTCCTCAGCCTCTGCGAATCTTCCTTGCTTAACTAATTCTAAAAGTTGATCTAGATCTAATGCTATGTTTTCAGGTTTATCTTCGTTTTCTTGAGAAGATATAAATCCCGAAAATAAAAGAGATAAAAATAAAAATAATTTAACTAATGTTTTCATTGAATTACCTCAGCTGCTGGTACTGGCAACTCAAGCATTCCAACTGTCTTAAGTTTCTTTGCCATAGAAATTCCATCTCTAACAGGTCTTTGATACCTTCCGGGTAGACTTTCCCAACTTTTGGTCTCCTTATTCCAAATTCCTGTCTCATCCAGATCAGTAGTTTGATAAGCCAACACCATTCTGCCAACTCTTAAAATGTTAACTTCTCTTTCTTGGTCATCAATAATAACCGTGTCTTTATAAGTGTCTATTTTTCGACCATACTCAGCTTCTACATTAAATCCTTCTAAAACTTGTCTGAGTTTTTCAGCAGGAGAAACCGTAGGATTATCTAAGGCATCTTGAATAAATTTTAGCCTTTCTGTCCTTTCTCCTGTTCTGAAAGGAAGATCTAGTTCAACAAATTTACTTAGCCCCTCGTGCATTCTTCTTGATAAAGGAGGAATTTGCCTTTGAAGGACAGCTGCATATTTCATTGTTTCTTCAATTTCTTCCATCCTAGCAATCTGTCTTTTAATTTGTTTTTTCTTTTGAGCGTTGTAAACCTTCAACCCCTCAATTTGCTTTGTAACGCCTTTATATTCTGAAGAGTCTTGGTCTATTTTGACTTGAGAGGAATCGATTTTTTCTTGGGAAATTGCAGCGTTGTCAGCTCTAACTTTATTTTCTTGCAAAACAGGATCTACTTGAGAGAGAAGATTAAAGGAAACTAGGAAAAGAATTGTGAGCAGAGATCTATTTATCTTTAAAAATAACATATTTGTCCTCATTTTTTTTACAAAAAAAAGGGGACCCAATAAAATAATTACTTAAATTACCCCCTTTAAAGTCTCACTTTAAGTAAAATAAAATTATCTTGCAACAATTAATATACTAAAAAAATGAGAGAATGGATTTTAACCCTTATCCATCCGAAAATCTAAAAAAATGACTATAGTCCAAACTAATGAATTCAGAATAGGCATGAAGATAATTATTGATAATAACCTATGCGAGATTATTGATCATCAATTCCATAAACCCGGCAAAGGACAGGCGGTAATGCGAGTAAAATATAAAAATCTCTCTACCTCTCAAGTATTGGATAAAACCTTTAAGACTGGAGAGACAGTTGAAAAAGCAGATATTGAAATTTCAAAAATGCAATTTCTGTATTCGCAAGAAGATCATCTGGTATTTATGAACTCTGAGACTTTTGAACAAACTAATGTAGAAAAAAACTTAATTGAAGAAAAAGTAAATTGGATGACCGAAGGCGAAGAATATGAAATATCAATATGGAATGAAAAAATAGTGAGCGTAGAAATTAAAAATTTTGTAGAGATTGAAATATCGGCTACTGAGCCTGGATTCAAAGGAGATACCTCTACAAATACTTTAAAAGACGCGGTTTTAATAAATGGAATAGAAATTAAAGTTCCTCTTTTTATTGAGCAAGGAGATATTGTCAAAGTGGATACCCGTAATTGCGAATATCAAAATAGAGTGAATAAATGAAGTCCGAAATAAAAAGTATTTTAGAAAGTACGACAAAGAAATTATTTTCTATAGAGATTGAAGCTTTTGAAGTCTCAAGAACTAAATTAAAAACACATGGAAATTGGAGCTCAAATATCGCTTTGGTGCTTGGTAAAGAATTAGAAGAACAACCTAGAGTGATAGCTGAAAAAATTATTAAAAAACTTCCCGGAAAGAAGTGGTTAAAAAGAGTAGAAGTTGCAGGCCCAGGCTTTATAAATTTTTTTTTAGCAGAAGAAGCTCAGGCTTCCATTCTTAATAATGCTTTGAATGAAAATTTTTTCTTTTATAAAACCGATTCGCCTAAAAAATATTTAATTGAATACGTATCTAGTAACCCAACCGGGCCTATACATGTTGGCCATGGTCGAGGTGCAGCTTTTGGTTCGGCCCTGGCAAACCTTTTAAGACACTCAGGAAATGAAGTTGAAGAAGAATATTACATTAACGATAGAGGGCTACAAACAGACATTTTAGCGCTTAGTGTATTTTTGCGTTATCAAGAACTTTTTGACCATCAAATAAAATTTCCAGAAGACTGCTACCGAGGCGAATACATAATTCATTCTGCGCGGTCGGTTAAACAAACCTTTGGCGACAAATATGTTGTTAAAGGAAATTCTTCAATATTAAGTTCTGACGTGATTCCAGAATTACTCAAGCAAATAAAAGAAGAATTTCCAGATTTCGATGAGCTAACTGTTTTTATTCTCTCTCTTCAAATAGACGACATTAAAAGAGTGCTTTCAAAATTTAGAGTGTTTCATAAGAATTGGATAAGTGAAAAAAAACTTTATGATAAATCAGAAGGAAAGAGTATGTTCGATGAGGTTATAAATACCTTAGAAAAGAACAATTCTACATATGTATCTGATGATGCTCTTTGGTTTAAATC from SAR86 cluster bacterium includes these protein-coding regions:
- the argS gene encoding arginine--tRNA ligase, which gives rise to MKSEIKSILESTTKKLFSIEIEAFEVSRTKLKTHGNWSSNIALVLGKELEEQPRVIAEKIIKKLPGKKWLKRVEVAGPGFINFFLAEEAQASILNNALNENFFFYKTDSPKKYLIEYVSSNPTGPIHVGHGRGAAFGSALANLLRHSGNEVEEEYYINDRGLQTDILALSVFLRYQELFDHQIKFPEDCYRGEYIIHSARSVKQTFGDKYVVKGNSSILSSDVIPELLKQIKEEFPDFDELTVFILSLQIDDIKRVLSKFRVFHKNWISEKKLYDKSEGKSMFDEVINTLEKNNSTYVSDDALWFKSKERGDEKDRVLIRDNNDPTYFASDVAYHKFKFDRKFDHLVNIWGADHHGYISRIKGALDALGLKGDLLKTIIIQFVSLNRSGKTVSMSTRKGDFVSLNELIDEVGIDASRFFFLARKSDQALEFDVELALKKDKNNPVYYIQYAHARICSLLKEVEKRDFVIDSENGLKNLNLITGEQELSLINEIELFQDTLEQCQIDLEIHPLCFYLRDLASKFHSYYNANKFIEEEKNLRDAKFAIVLSIKRIITEGLNILAINAPEQM
- a CDS encoding DUF3450 domain-containing protein, producing MLFLKINRSLLTILFLVSFNLLSQVDPVLQENKVRADNAAISQEKIDSSQVKIDQDSSEYKGVTKQIEGLKVYNAQKKKQIKRQIARMEEIEETMKYAAVLQRQIPPLSRRMHEGLSKFVELDLPFRTGERTERLKFIQDALDNPTVSPAEKLRQVLEGFNVEAEYGRKIDTYKDTVIIDDQEREVNILRVGRMVLAYQTTDLDETGIWNKETKSWESLPGRYQRPVRDGISMAKKLKTVGMLELPVPAAEVIQ
- the efp gene encoding elongation factor P encodes the protein MTIVQTNEFRIGMKIIIDNNLCEIIDHQFHKPGKGQAVMRVKYKNLSTSQVLDKTFKTGETVEKADIEISKMQFLYSQEDHLVFMNSETFEQTNVEKNLIEEKVNWMTEGEEYEISIWNEKIVSVEIKNFVEIEISATEPGFKGDTSTNTLKDAVLINGIEIKVPLFIEQGDIVKVDTRNCEYQNRVNK